In Eretmochelys imbricata isolate rEreImb1 chromosome 4, rEreImb1.hap1, whole genome shotgun sequence, a single window of DNA contains:
- the ASAH1 gene encoding acid ceramidase: MSISRWSLLAVTAAAAFAALAEDPFGEDCRSKTYPPTGPTFKGTVPIYIINLDLPPSRRWDKLMSDKKMELKTVIQSIKNIANAFVPSGKAVEIVDTKLVRLISTLPYPFNEELKGIANASGIPLGEIVLFNIFYEIFTVCTSIVAEDKSGKLYHARNLDFGLFLGWDIKNSSWIITRELKPLVVTLDFQRNNKTVFKSTNFAGYVGMVSGIKPGIFTLTMNERFSLDGGYIGIFEWILGRRDGMWMGFLTRTVLENGTSYQEAKDQLVKTRLLAPAYFILGGNKSGEGCVITRSRQAALDVWDLNANRGTWYVLETNYDRWKAPLVLDDRRTPAMKCMNQTKQENISLPAIYDVLSTKPILNKLTVCTTLMEVSEGRSESYLRECIGSCSPW; this comes from the exons tttggAGAAGACTGCAGAAGTAAAACATATCCTCCTACAGGACCAAC ATTTAAAGGGACGGTTCCTATATACATCATAAATCTTGATTTACCACCCAGCAGAAGATGGGATAAGTTGATGAGTGACAAAAAAATGGAG TTGAAGACTGTAATTCAAAGTATTAAAAATATAGCAAATGCATTCGTCCCTAGTGGCAAAGCGGTTGAAATAGTGGATACTAAGTTG GTTCGGCTGATTTCCACCCTTCCCTACCCTTTCAATGAAGAGCTCAAAGGGATTGCAAATGCTTCGGGCATTCCTTTGG GAGAAAttgttctgtttaatatcttctATGAAATCTTTACAGTATGCACTTCAATAGTAGCAGAAGACAAATCAG GAAAGCTGTACCATGCTAGAAATTTAGATTTTGGACTATTTCTGGG GTGGGACATAAAAAATAGTTCCTGGATTATAACTCGGGAACTGAAGCCCTTAGTGGTGACTCTGGACTTCCAGAGAAACAACAAAACAGTATTTAAGTCTACAAACTTTGCGGGATATGTGGGCATGGTGTCTGGAATCAAACCA GGAATTTTCACTCTTACAATGAATGAGCGCTTCAGTCTTGATGGTGGCTACATTG GAATCTTTGAGTGGATTCTTGGGAGGAGAGATGGTATGTGGATGGGTTTCCTCACCAGAACTGTGCTAGAGAACGGTACAAG TTATCAAGAAGCAAAGGACCAGCTGGTTAAAACAAGACTACTGGCTCCAGCTTACTTCATACTGGGCGGAAACAAATCTGGAGAGGGCTGTGTGATCACTCGTAGCAGACAAGCTGCCTTGGATGTCTGGGA CCTTAATGCAAACAGGGGCACATGGTACGTGTTGGAAACAAACTATGATCGTTGGAAGGCTCCCCTTGTCTTGGATGACCGTAGAACACCTGCAATGAAGTGCATGAACCAGACAAAGCAAgag AACATCTCCCTACCAGCCATCTATGATGTTCTCTCCACAAAGCCTATCTTAAATAAG CTGACTGTGTGCACAACACTGATGGAGGTTTCGGAAGGCCGTTCAGAAAGTTACCTGCGGGAGTGCATAGGTTCCTGTAGTCCATGGTGA